A section of the Oscillospiraceae bacterium genome encodes:
- a CDS encoding cupin domain-containing protein — protein MENSRDISLKIKEMAWRIRELREIEGFTTEEMSAKTGVSLEEYVRMENGEADLNFAFIYRCAEAFRVNVTDIIEGASPNLRSYTVTRAGAGQQIAKAHGMVYYNMAHAFRNRIAEPLYVVSAYDEAAQNKDIELTTHDGQECDIVIEGNLMVQIGEHKEVLGPGDSIYYNSNTPHGMIAVNGKDCKFYAIVLRADAETVETTKEVVPTEQIIGSIHRDTKDRIYHKFIDVVEDEQGTPTSITFKNTEKFNFAFDLVDELSRRETDKLCMLHISKNKTERRFTFTDMRKKSSQCANYFASLGIKKGDRVMLILKRHYQFWIAMLGLNKLGAVAIPAVDQLHEHDLEYRFQSAGVSAIVCTADGEVANYVDMAAKTCPTLKHKMLVGGKKEGWRNFNEEYKRFSTHFDRTEDSPCGDDTMLMYFTSGTSGYPKIATHNYKYPLGHFHTAKYWHNVDPDGLHFTISDTGWAKAMWGKLYGQWLCEAATFVYDFDRFDAAEILPMFAKHNITTFCAPPTMLRMMVKQDISKYDFSSVRHMTTAGEALNPEVYRQFEKATGLQIKEGFGQTESTMIIGNLVGKPHKIGAMGKPAPIYKVELHNADGEQVKTSESGEIVINVKDGAPCGLFTGYYGAEEKTKEVWHDGYYHTGDVAWCDEDGYYWYVGRVDDVIKSSGYRIGPFEIESVIMELPYVLECGVSAVPDEVRGQIVKASIVLVAGTEGTDELKKEIQNYVKEKTAPYKYPRIVEFKDSLPKTVSGKIQRNKL, from the coding sequence ATGGAAAACTCAAGAGACATCAGCTTAAAAATTAAAGAAATGGCGTGGCGTATCCGTGAACTTCGTGAAATCGAAGGCTTCACCACCGAAGAAATGTCCGCAAAAACCGGCGTATCTTTGGAGGAATACGTGAGAATGGAAAACGGGGAAGCAGATTTAAACTTTGCTTTTATTTACCGTTGTGCAGAAGCGTTTCGTGTCAACGTAACCGATATTATTGAAGGTGCCAGCCCCAATTTGCGTTCTTACACCGTAACCCGTGCAGGAGCAGGTCAGCAGATTGCCAAAGCGCACGGTATGGTGTACTACAATATGGCACATGCTTTTCGGAACCGTATTGCAGAACCCTTGTACGTAGTGAGCGCTTATGATGAAGCAGCTCAGAATAAAGATATTGAATTAACCACTCACGACGGTCAGGAATGTGACATTGTTATTGAGGGGAACTTAATGGTGCAGATCGGGGAACATAAGGAAGTGTTAGGCCCCGGCGACAGCATTTATTACAACAGTAACACTCCTCACGGGATGATTGCAGTAAACGGTAAAGACTGTAAATTCTATGCGATTGTGCTTCGTGCCGATGCAGAAACTGTAGAAACCACCAAAGAAGTGGTGCCCACCGAACAGATTATCGGTTCCATTCACAGAGATACCAAAGACAGAATTTATCATAAATTTATTGACGTGGTGGAAGATGAACAGGGAACGCCCACCTCCATCACCTTTAAAAATACCGAAAAATTCAACTTTGCATTCGATTTGGTAGACGAGCTTTCCAGACGTGAGACTGATAAACTCTGTATGCTTCATATTTCCAAAAACAAAACCGAGCGTCGTTTTACCTTTACCGATATGCGTAAAAAATCCAGTCAGTGTGCCAACTACTTTGCATCCTTGGGAATCAAAAAGGGTGACAGAGTAATGCTGATTTTAAAACGTCACTATCAGTTCTGGATTGCAATGCTGGGTTTAAACAAACTGGGTGCTGTTGCTATCCCTGCAGTTGATCAGCTTCACGAACACGATTTGGAATACCGGTTCCAGTCTGCAGGAGTAAGTGCAATTGTTTGTACTGCAGACGGCGAAGTTGCAAATTATGTGGATATGGCGGCGAAAACTTGCCCTACATTAAAACATAAAATGTTAGTTGGTGGCAAAAAAGAAGGCTGGAGAAACTTTAACGAAGAATATAAACGTTTCAGCACGCATTTTGACCGTACGGAAGATTCTCCCTGCGGTGATGATACCATGCTGATGTATTTCACTTCAGGTACCTCCGGCTATCCCAAAATTGCAACCCATAACTATAAATATCCCTTAGGTCATTTCCACACTGCAAAATATTGGCATAATGTGGATCCCGATGGATTGCACTTTACCATTTCCGATACCGGTTGGGCAAAGGCAATGTGGGGAAAACTGTATGGTCAGTGGCTCTGTGAAGCTGCAACCTTTGTGTATGACTTTGACCGTTTCGATGCAGCAGAAATTCTGCCCATGTTTGCAAAACACAATATCACCACCTTCTGTGCACCGCCTACCATGCTTCGTATGATGGTAAAACAGGATATTTCCAAATATGATTTCTCCTCCGTCCGCCATATGACCACAGCCGGGGAAGCACTCAATCCTGAAGTTTACCGTCAATTTGAAAAGGCAACGGGACTGCAGATTAAAGAAGGTTTCGGTCAGACCGAAAGTACTATGATTATTGGTAACTTAGTTGGCAAACCCCATAAAATCGGTGCAATGGGTAAACCTGCTCCGATTTATAAAGTGGAACTGCACAATGCAGACGGAGAACAGGTAAAAACCAGTGAATCCGGTGAAATCGTTATTAACGTAAAAGACGGGGCGCCCTGCGGTCTGTTTACCGGTTACTACGGTGCAGAAGAAAAAACCAAAGAAGTATGGCACGACGGTTACTATCACACCGGTGACGTTGCCTGGTGTGACGAAGACGGTTACTACTGGTATGTTGGCCGTGTGGATGACGTTATCAAATCCTCCGGTTACAGAATCGGACCCTTCGAAATCGAAAGCGTTATTATGGAATTGCCCTATGTGTTAGAATGTGGTGTTTCCGCTGTTCCTGATGAAGTAAGAGGTCAGATTGTAAAAGCATCTATTGTATTGGTTGCAGGCACTGAAGGTACCGACGAGCTGAAAAAAGAAATTCAAAATTATGTTAAGGAAAAAACCGCTCCGTATAAATATCCCAGAATTGTGGAATTTAAGGATAGCTTACCTAAGACCGTCAGCGGTAAAATCCAGCGTAATAAACTGTAA
- a CDS encoding diacylglycerol kinase family lipid kinase, protein MEKTKKLLLIMNPCAGTKKANKYLTDILVMFGEHGYQNTVYLTKAAGDAKQFAKENAKDFDLIVAIGGDGTFNEVVSGVLKSGADVKIGYIPAGSTNDFANSLKLSKNIMQAAEDIMVGSVHEIDIGSFNGRTFSYVACFGAFAEVSYRTPQNAKNTFGHLAYVLEGIKDITNLKSKHLRFMADDNVVEDDFVFGAICNSTSVGGVINLDPKLVDFSDGLFEVLLIKPPKDFFELNEIVIALTSRKYKSKMITFFSAKHIVIETSEKINWTLDGEYAYGEETIQVDNLNKAIKLIINQTPEK, encoded by the coding sequence TTGGAAAAAACAAAAAAACTTTTACTGATTATGAATCCCTGTGCAGGGACAAAAAAAGCGAATAAATATTTGACCGATATTTTGGTGATGTTCGGAGAACACGGCTATCAAAACACTGTTTATCTGACGAAAGCTGCCGGCGATGCCAAGCAGTTTGCAAAAGAAAATGCCAAGGATTTTGATTTGATTGTAGCCATTGGAGGAGACGGTACCTTCAATGAGGTTGTTTCAGGTGTACTAAAGTCCGGCGCTGATGTGAAAATTGGTTATATTCCTGCCGGCAGTACCAATGATTTTGCCAACAGCTTAAAACTTTCCAAAAATATTATGCAGGCTGCAGAAGATATTATGGTGGGTTCCGTTCATGAAATTGATATCGGTTCTTTTAACGGAAGAACTTTTTCTTATGTGGCATGTTTTGGTGCCTTTGCAGAGGTGTCGTACAGAACGCCGCAAAATGCGAAAAATACTTTTGGGCACTTGGCTTATGTGTTGGAGGGGATTAAAGATATTACCAATTTAAAGAGCAAACATCTTCGCTTTATGGCAGATGATAATGTGGTTGAAGATGATTTTGTATTTGGTGCTATTTGCAATTCCACTTCTGTGGGAGGTGTCATTAATCTTGACCCCAAGCTGGTGGATTTCAGTGACGGATTATTTGAAGTGTTGCTGATAAAACCGCCCAAAGATTTTTTTGAGCTGAACGAGATTGTGATAGCATTAACTTCAAGAAAGTACAAATCAAAAATGATTACCTTTTTCAGCGCAAAACATATTGTGATTGAAACTTCAGAAAAGATTAACTGGACGTTAGACGGTGAATATGCTTATGGGGAAGAAACAATCCAAGTGGATAATTTAAACAAAGCGATTAAGCTGATTATCAATCAGACGCCTGAGAAATAG
- a CDS encoding YgjV family protein, with the protein MFEMTYGLFHKKEVSEMDTIQVIAQILGMLTVVLGILAYQVKTDKQLLVVNLLDCGVFAAHYFLLGAIPGAVLNTVGVLRSLVYYHKNKSFYRPKLFPVLFAFLMLVLGIWSSVVAGDGIHAVLVIAALVINTLCLSFKSAQKIRISVLITCPMVLIYDIIVHSVGGAVYESVAIVSAIIGIIRYHNQEEK; encoded by the coding sequence TTGTTTGAAATGACATACGGTCTTTTCCATAAGAAAGAGGTATCGGAAATGGATACAATACAAGTGATTGCACAAATATTGGGAATGCTGACCGTTGTGCTTGGAATTTTAGCATATCAGGTGAAAACAGACAAGCAACTTTTGGTTGTGAATTTGTTGGATTGTGGCGTGTTTGCCGCTCACTATTTTTTGTTGGGTGCTATTCCCGGTGCGGTGTTAAACACGGTAGGAGTTCTTAGAAGTCTGGTGTACTATCACAAGAATAAAAGTTTTTACAGGCCCAAATTATTCCCCGTTTTATTTGCCTTTTTAATGCTTGTTTTAGGCATTTGGTCATCGGTTGTGGCCGGAGATGGTATTCACGCTGTTTTAGTCATTGCAGCTCTTGTGATAAACACCTTATGCTTATCTTTTAAAAGTGCCCAAAAAATCCGTATCAGTGTACTGATTACTTGTCCGATGGTGCTGATTTATGATATTATTGTGCATTCCGTGGGCGGTGCTGTTTACGAATCGGTAGCCATTGTGTCTGCTATAATCGGCATTATCCGATATCATAATCAAGAAGAAAAATAA
- a CDS encoding alpha-galactosidase, translating to MKHFIFNKERMDFRYSSGTTIYNEKLWDGRLVSINYCATGMPPHDHDCVMEAPVTAFDLAVDGKDATFGWEFENWETKEEASGRAYAELTLKNPKLQLQMRVQTYCGENGFFSRHIYIKNLSDKPQSITKISPLCGTLWEKKHDVKDSLGDYDQSLVYVGCFKDNHWGAEGNFDWYNVPYNAWVSFGGENGRSGHGHPFAIAKNDLLGGYFVCQMEWGANWKFAFKNDFRNFAATDNNGLKPYIRVKFNLSPEAPAPMRVMEAGEEVEAPRIHFGFGYNDFDDTIYNLHTYQRKYLLHRPSRGYDMISYDHWGYMEHEMTEEKLLIEVERAAKLGAEIFVVDAGWYGRADKNFWLSVGDWHMCHLENDLHPVVKRAKELGLKFGLWVEPEAWGIDSLAREEHPGWLLQRYGHGIERVIDFSHPEAEKYIEDVLCSLVEKYDLDMIRLDYNNGYIGEGGFNENGEYLENSHWRNVEAIHRIFDNIHKKYPDLHLENCASGGGRTDLGMMTRFSKTQFSDWYKFPRIAKTFNGMSMCLPPECLMFIYGSAMSASAYGNAESQLQMTIQGIPQLSGYARYEEEGNPALEAMIQKYLKLFKEYIRPIHNKVKLYHHTPVVGGFSGRGWVVTEAMLPDGTKGYVNINRLPNTEEDTWQLKLKGCDCTKDYILTDVATGKQFVTSGYSLFSQGMPVTLDASLTSKMFLVEMK from the coding sequence ATGAAGCATTTTATTTTCAACAAAGAACGTATGGACTTTCGTTATAGTTCCGGTACTACCATTTATAACGAAAAACTTTGGGACGGCAGATTAGTGAGTATTAACTACTGCGCAACCGGTATGCCCCCCCACGATCACGACTGCGTGATGGAAGCTCCTGTAACTGCTTTTGACCTGGCAGTTGACGGCAAGGATGCCACCTTTGGCTGGGAATTTGAAAACTGGGAAACCAAAGAAGAAGCATCCGGCAGAGCTTATGCGGAATTGACTTTAAAAAATCCCAAATTGCAATTACAGATGAGAGTGCAGACTTATTGCGGTGAAAACGGATTCTTCTCCCGTCATATTTATATTAAAAACTTATCCGATAAACCTCAGTCTATCACCAAAATTTCTCCCCTTTGCGGTACCTTATGGGAAAAGAAACACGATGTGAAAGACTCCTTGGGCGACTATGATCAATCCTTGGTTTATGTGGGTTGTTTCAAAGATAATCATTGGGGTGCAGAAGGTAATTTTGACTGGTACAATGTGCCTTACAATGCTTGGGTTTCTTTTGGCGGTGAAAATGGACGTAGCGGTCATGGTCATCCTTTTGCCATTGCAAAAAATGACCTTTTGGGCGGATATTTTGTATGTCAGATGGAATGGGGCGCAAACTGGAAGTTTGCATTCAAAAACGATTTTAGAAACTTTGCGGCAACCGATAACAACGGTTTGAAACCCTATATCCGTGTAAAATTCAATCTGTCTCCCGAAGCACCTGCACCTATGCGTGTGATGGAAGCGGGAGAAGAAGTGGAAGCACCCCGCATCCATTTTGGTTTTGGTTACAACGATTTTGACGATACCATTTACAATCTCCATACCTATCAGAGAAAATATTTATTACATAGACCCAGCCGTGGTTATGATATGATTTCCTATGACCATTGGGGTTATATGGAACACGAAATGACCGAAGAAAAACTGCTTATCGAAGTGGAACGTGCTGCAAAATTAGGTGCAGAAATTTTCGTGGTGGATGCCGGATGGTACGGCAGAGCAGATAAAAACTTCTGGTTAAGCGTTGGGGATTGGCATATGTGTCATCTGGAAAATGACCTGCATCCCGTGGTAAAACGTGCAAAAGAACTGGGCTTGAAATTCGGCCTTTGGGTAGAACCGGAAGCTTGGGGTATTGATAGCTTGGCACGTGAAGAACATCCCGGTTGGTTGCTCCAGCGTTACGGTCACGGTATCGAACGTGTGATTGATTTTTCTCATCCCGAAGCAGAAAAATATATTGAAGATGTGCTTTGCTCTTTAGTGGAAAAATATGACCTGGATATGATTCGTTTAGACTACAACAACGGTTATATCGGAGAAGGCGGCTTCAATGAAAACGGTGAATACTTAGAAAACAGCCATTGGCGTAACGTGGAAGCTATCCACAGAATTTTTGATAACATTCACAAAAAATATCCCGATCTGCACTTGGAAAACTGTGCATCCGGTGGCGGTAGAACTGACCTTGGTATGATGACAAGATTCTCTAAAACCCAGTTCTCCGACTGGTATAAATTCCCCAGAATTGCAAAAACCTTCAACGGTATGTCTATGTGCTTACCGCCGGAATGTTTAATGTTTATCTACGGCTCTGCCATGAGTGCATCTGCTTACGGTAATGCAGAATCTCAGCTGCAGATGACCATTCAGGGGATTCCTCAGCTGTCCGGTTATGCCCGTTATGAAGAAGAAGGCAATCCGGCTTTAGAAGCAATGATTCAGAAGTACTTAAAACTCTTTAAGGAATACATCAGACCCATTCATAACAAAGTGAAACTTTATCATCACACTCCTGTGGTGGGTGGATTCTCCGGCAGAGGTTGGGTGGTAACTGAAGCTATGCTTCCCGACGGTACTAAAGGTTATGTGAACATCAACCGTCTGCCCAATACCGAGGAAGACACCTGGCAGTTGAAACTGAAAGGTTGTGACTGCACCAAAGATTATATCTTGACCGATGTGGCAACCGGTAAACAGTTTGTAACCAGCGGATACAGCTTATTCTCTCAGGGAATGCCTGTTACTCTGGATGCATCTTTAACTTCCAAAATGTTCTTGGTGGAAATGAAATAA
- a CDS encoding xanthine phosphoribosyltransferase, whose translation MLALEEKILKEGTVLPGDILKVDCFLNHRLDVPFLMEMGTEIARLYENEGVNKIVTIETSGIPIAFAAAQFLNVPVIFAKKDKSGNISDRVYSARVESFTRKNVYDAVVSKEYLEADDKVLLIDDFLAKGNALHGLIHIVNQAGASLAGCVVAIEKGFQGGGDELRAQGIRVDSLAIIESMTDDSLTFRK comes from the coding sequence ATTCTTGCGTTAGAAGAAAAAATCTTAAAAGAGGGTACCGTGTTACCCGGAGATATCCTGAAAGTGGATTGCTTTTTAAATCACAGATTGGATGTTCCTTTTTTGATGGAAATGGGGACAGAAATTGCCCGTTTGTATGAAAATGAGGGCGTTAATAAAATTGTTACCATCGAAACATCGGGGATTCCCATTGCATTTGCGGCGGCTCAGTTTTTGAATGTGCCGGTGATTTTTGCTAAAAAAGATAAATCCGGCAATATTTCCGACAGGGTTTATTCTGCCCGTGTGGAATCCTTCACCCGCAAAAATGTGTATGATGCCGTGGTAAGTAAAGAATATTTGGAAGCCGATGATAAGGTTCTTTTAATTGATGATTTTCTTGCCAAAGGAAATGCGCTTCACGGATTGATTCATATTGTGAATCAGGCCGGGGCATCCTTGGCAGGTTGTGTGGTTGCCATTGAAAAAGGGTTTCAGGGCGGCGGAGATGAGTTGAGAGCGCAGGGAATCCGCGTGGATTCTTTAGCAATTATTGAATCGATGACTGACGATTCGTTAACCTTCCGCAAATAA
- a CDS encoding BMP family ABC transporter substrate-binding protein produces the protein MKKILSLLLVAVMLLGVLTACGGETTKEDAVASDLTIGFIFLHDENSTYDKNFLDAAEAATKELGLSPENVIMKTNVPEGNECYEAAADLADQGCDIVFANSFGHEPYMLQAAKEFPDVEFCHATGTTAHTENVANFHNAFASIYEGRYLAGIAAGMKLNEMIESGKITADQAKMGYVGAYTYAEVVSGYTSFYLGAKSVCPSVTMEVQFTGSWYDEALEKEAATKLLSNNCVLISQHADSMGAPTACENAGVPNVSYNGSTQEACPETFIVSSRIDWAPYFKYIINCVGNGETIATDWCEGFEAGSVKLTDVNEAVAAEGTKEALEEAKAKLIAGEIKVFDTATFTVEGKTLDSYMADVDTDADYEKDTEAIADGYFHESEYRSAPYFDINIDGITLLNSAF, from the coding sequence ATGAAAAAAATCCTTTCACTTCTGCTCGTTGCAGTAATGCTCTTAGGCGTATTAACCGCTTGCGGCGGCGAAACCACCAAAGAAGATGCTGTTGCATCTGATCTGACAATCGGTTTCATCTTCCTGCACGACGAAAACTCCACCTACGACAAAAACTTTTTGGACGCTGCTGAAGCTGCAACCAAAGAACTTGGTCTGAGCCCTGAAAACGTAATTATGAAGACCAACGTTCCTGAAGGTAACGAATGTTACGAAGCAGCAGCAGACTTAGCTGACCAGGGTTGCGATATCGTATTTGCAAACAGCTTTGGTCACGAACCCTACATGTTGCAGGCTGCAAAAGAATTCCCCGATGTAGAGTTCTGCCATGCAACTGGTACTACTGCTCATACTGAAAATGTTGCAAACTTCCACAATGCATTTGCTTCCATCTATGAAGGCAGATACTTAGCAGGTATTGCAGCAGGTATGAAATTAAACGAAATGATCGAAAGCGGTAAAATCACTGCTGACCAGGCAAAAATGGGTTATGTTGGTGCATACACCTATGCTGAAGTTGTTTCCGGTTACACCTCTTTCTATTTAGGTGCAAAATCTGTTTGTCCTTCCGTTACTATGGAAGTTCAGTTCACCGGCAGCTGGTATGATGAAGCTTTAGAAAAAGAAGCAGCAACCAAACTGCTGTCCAACAACTGTGTATTAATCAGCCAGCATGCTGACTCTATGGGCGCTCCCACTGCTTGTGAAAATGCAGGCGTTCCCAACGTTTCTTATAATGGAAGCACTCAGGAAGCTTGTCCTGAAACCTTCATCGTTTCTTCCAGAATCGACTGGGCTCCTTACTTCAAATATATCATTAACTGTGTTGGAAACGGTGAAACCATCGCTACTGACTGGTGTGAAGGTTTCGAAGCAGGTTCTGTAAAACTGACTGATGTAAACGAAGCAGTTGCAGCAGAAGGCACCAAAGAAGCTTTAGAAGAAGCGAAAGCAAAATTAATCGCAGGCGAAATTAAAGTGTTTGATACCGCTACCTTCACCGTTGAAGGAAAAACCTTAGATTCCTATATGGCAGACGTTGATACCGATGCCGATTATGAAAAAGATACTGAAGCTATCGCAGACGGTTACTTCCATGAATCCGAATACCGCAGCGCACCTTACTTCGATATCAACATCGACGGAATTACCTTGTTAAACAGCGCATTCTAA
- a CDS encoding ABC transporter ATP-binding protein: MEQNVALELKNITKTFGSVVANKNVCLNVRKGEILSILGENGSGKTTLMNMVSGIYYPDSGSIFVNGEEVRIASPKDAFRYKIGMIHQHFKLVNVFTAAENIILGLEDEKGFDVAKSVERIKEITEQYGFELDPDKKIYEMSVSEKQTVEIIKVLFRGADILILDEPTAVLTPQETTKLFSVLRNMREDGKAIIIITHKLHEVLSLSDNVAVLRKGEYIGTVKTAQTNESELTEMMVGKKISLNIERSEPKNMQDRLVVKNIDCVNREGIKLLDNVSFTARSGEILGIAGIAGSGQRELLEAIAGLQHLEDGEILYLNPKTDVVENLRDKTPLEIRQMGVRLAFVPEDRLGMGLVGNMDIVDNMMLRSYKKGKTFFLQRKKPKSLAEEIIERLEVVTPSSSTPVRRLSGGNVQKILVGREIASSPTVLMAAYPVRGLDINSSYTIYNLLNEQKEKGVAVIFVGEDLDVLLELCDRILVIGSGKITGIVDGRQATKEEIGILMTKSAKDDSDKLKGGAKQ; encoded by the coding sequence ATGGAACAAAATGTGGCATTGGAATTAAAAAATATTACGAAAACTTTTGGTAGTGTGGTTGCCAATAAAAACGTTTGTTTAAACGTGAGGAAGGGCGAAATTCTTTCTATCTTAGGAGAAAACGGAAGCGGTAAGACCACATTGATGAATATGGTGTCCGGAATTTATTATCCTGATAGCGGCAGTATTTTTGTGAATGGAGAAGAGGTGAGAATTGCTTCTCCTAAAGATGCATTCCGCTATAAAATCGGGATGATTCACCAGCATTTTAAACTGGTGAATGTGTTTACTGCGGCAGAAAATATTATTTTGGGTTTGGAAGATGAAAAAGGATTTGATGTTGCCAAATCGGTTGAAAGAATTAAAGAAATCACCGAACAGTATGGATTTGAGCTGGACCCTGATAAGAAAATTTATGAAATGTCTGTGTCTGAAAAACAGACTGTGGAAATTATCAAGGTGCTCTTTCGCGGAGCAGATATTCTGATTTTAGATGAGCCCACTGCAGTATTGACTCCTCAGGAAACCACTAAGCTGTTTTCTGTGCTTCGCAATATGCGTGAGGACGGAAAAGCGATTATCATCATTACCCATAAACTACACGAAGTGCTATCCCTATCCGATAATGTGGCGGTGCTTCGAAAAGGGGAATATATCGGCACTGTGAAAACTGCCCAAACCAATGAATCAGAACTTACTGAAATGATGGTTGGTAAAAAAATCTCCTTAAATATTGAACGAAGTGAACCTAAAAATATGCAGGATCGTTTGGTAGTGAAAAATATTGATTGCGTGAACAGGGAAGGTATCAAACTTTTAGACAATGTTTCCTTCACAGCCCGTTCCGGTGAAATTTTAGGGATTGCCGGAATTGCAGGAAGCGGACAGAGAGAGCTTCTGGAGGCAATTGCAGGTCTTCAGCATTTAGAAGATGGCGAAATCCTGTACCTGAATCCGAAAACCGATGTAGTGGAAAATTTGCGTGATAAAACGCCTCTGGAAATTCGTCAGATGGGGGTGAGGCTTGCGTTTGTTCCCGAAGATCGTCTTGGTATGGGCTTGGTTGGCAATATGGACATTGTGGATAACATGATGCTACGAAGCTATAAAAAAGGAAAAACCTTCTTCCTGCAGAGAAAGAAACCGAAAAGTTTAGCAGAAGAAATTATTGAACGTCTGGAAGTGGTAACTCCTTCCTCAAGCACTCCCGTAAGAAGATTATCCGGGGGTAATGTGCAAAAAATTCTGGTTGGGCGTGAAATTGCATCTTCTCCCACGGTGTTAATGGCAGCATATCCCGTAAGAGGCTTAGATATTAACTCTTCTTACACCATCTATAATCTGTTAAACGAACAGAAAGAAAAAGGCGTAGCGGTTATTTTTGTGGGAGAAGACCTAGATGTGTTACTGGAACTTTGCGACAGGATTTTAGTAATCGGCTCCGGCAAAATTACCGGCATTGTAGATGGAAGACAGGCAACTAAAGAAGAAATTGGTATTTTAATGACCAAGTCTGCCAAGGATGATTCCGACAAATTGAAAGGAGGTGCCAAACAATGA
- a CDS encoding ABC transporter permease, which yields MKQLKKQPATKGGGLHPHIVKRDDIAWWEGWMIRAIAIVLALVVCSIVTISLTKLDPLKMYQTMMKGAVGTPRLTWNLIQNTAMLLCVALAVTPAFKMKFWNIGAEGQVLIGGLASACCMIFLGEKLPTGALIAVTFIASVAAGSLWGLIPAYFKTRINANETLFTLMMNYIAIQLVAYFTLEMSMPKGSGTPRVLEFGQLPTVLGQKYMLNIIIVAVITVLMYIYLKYSKQGYEISVVGESVNTARYIGINVKKVMLRTMAISGAICGIAGFLLVAGTDHSLKGDTAGGRGYTAIMVSWLAKFNPIYMVLTSLLIVFLEKGASKISEVYRLNSSFSDIITGIIIFFIIGAEFFINYKLKFKGKEEQVW from the coding sequence ATGAAGCAATTAAAAAAGCAACCTGCAACCAAAGGCGGCGGTCTTCATCCGCATATTGTAAAGCGTGACGATATTGCCTGGTGGGAAGGCTGGATGATTCGTGCAATTGCGATTGTATTGGCACTGGTTGTGTGTAGTATTGTGACCATCTCCTTAACGAAATTGGATCCTCTCAAAATGTATCAAACGATGATGAAAGGGGCCGTGGGAACTCCACGTCTTACCTGGAATCTGATTCAGAACACTGCAATGCTTCTTTGTGTGGCATTGGCTGTAACTCCTGCATTTAAAATGAAATTCTGGAATATCGGTGCAGAAGGACAGGTTTTAATCGGAGGTTTGGCGTCAGCCTGCTGTATGATTTTTTTAGGAGAAAAATTGCCTACGGGTGCATTGATTGCGGTGACTTTCATTGCTTCGGTTGCAGCAGGTTCTCTTTGGGGATTGATTCCTGCATATTTTAAAACCCGAATCAATGCCAATGAAACCTTATTCACCTTAATGATGAACTATATTGCCATTCAATTGGTGGCATACTTTACTTTGGAGATGTCTATGCCGAAAGGGTCCGGTACTCCCAGAGTATTGGAATTCGGACAACTCCCCACGGTTTTAGGTCAGAAATATATGTTAAATATCATCATTGTGGCAGTGATTACCGTTTTGATGTATATTTATCTGAAGTATAGTAAGCAAGGATACGAAATATCAGTAGTGGGTGAAAGCGTGAACACTGCCAGATATATCGGCATCAATGTGAAGAAGGTAATGCTTCGCACCATGGCAATTTCAGGTGCTATTTGCGGGATTGCCGGATTTTTACTGGTAGCAGGCACAGACCATTCGTTGAAAGGTGACACCGCAGGCGGAAGAGGTTATACTGCAATTATGGTGTCCTGGCTTGCTAAATTCAATCCTATTTACATGGTTTTGACTTCTCTGCTTATCGTGTTTTTGGAAAAAGGTGCTTCCAAAATATCTGAAGTATATCGTTTGAATTCATCATTCTCCGATATTATCACGGGAATTATCATATTTTTTATTATCGGAGCAGAATTCTTCATTAACTATAAACTGAAATTCAAAGGCAAGGAGGAACAGGTATGGTAA